AATGATAGGTAAAATGCCAACAGAAATGTTTTTTCACTTTTTTAAATCGTTTACAGATGGGGCTAAAGCAAATCTTAATGTAAAAGCAGAAGGCACCAACGAGCATCATAAAATTGAAGCTATTTTTAAAGCTTTTGCAAAAGCTATTAAAGTAGCCGTAAAACGTGATCCAGATAAAATGATTTTACCTAGTACTAAAGGAGTACTATAATTAGTTACGAATTAAGATTGAAGAATTGTAAATCTAAAATCATAAACCTAAAAGATAAAGTGAAAATTGTAATTATCAATTACGGAGCAGGAAATATCCAATCTATAAAATTTGCAATACAAAGACTGGGATACGAAGCGATATTAAGTAACGATCCCGAAGAAATCAAAGCAGCAGATAAAATTATTTTTCCTGGAGTAGGCGAAGCGAGTAGCGCAATGCATAAGCTTAGAGATTCTGGATTAGATGGCTTGATCCCAGAATTAGAACAACCGGTTTTGGGAATTTGTCTGGGGATGCAATTAATGTGTAACTATACCGAAGAAGGAAATACCAGGGGATTAGGAATTTTTGATGTCGATGTCATACGATTCGACAATCAGGTAAAAGTACCACAGATAGGCTGGAACCAGATAGAATCTCTTGATTCGCCTTTGTTTGATGGGATCTTAGAAAAAGAGCATATCTATTTAGTACACAGTTACTATGCACCAGTTATCAAAGACACTGTCGCAAAGACTCGTTATGGAGTTACATATAGTACAGCACTGCAGAAAGGTAATTTTTATGCAACTCAGTTTCATCCTGAAAAAAGTAGCGTTGTGGGTGAGAAGATATTAAAGAATTTTTTGAAATTATAAAAAGAAAGTAATAATACAGTAAAACTATGAGAATAATACCAGCTATAGATATTATTGAAGGGAAATGTGTTCGTCTTTCGAAAGGAGATTATAACACAAAAAAGATATATAATGAAAACCCATTAGAAGTAGCTAAGGAATTTGAAGCCCATGGAATAGAATATCTGCATTTAGTAGATTTAGATGGGGCAAAATCTAAACATATAGTCAATCATAGAGTGTTAGAGCAAATCGCATCAAAAACAAACTTGAAAATTGATTTCGGAGGAGGTCTTAAGACCGATGATGACCTTAGAATCGCTTTTGAAAGTGGAGCAAATCAAATTACAGGAGGAAGTATCGCCGTAAAAGATCCGAAAACTTTTATATCGTGGCTACAAAAATTTGGAGCAGATAAAATTATTTTGGGGGCAGATGCGCATCATGAAAAGATAGCAGTAAGTGGATGGCAGGAAGAAAGTGATAAAGAATTGATCCCATTTATTAAAGAATATATGAAACAAGGAATAACCTATGTCATTTGTACTGATATTAGTAAAGACGGAATGTTACAGGGACCTTCATTTGATTTGTATAAAAAAATATTGGATCAAGGAACAGTAATTACTAATGATAAGGAGGTAACAAGAACAATAAAACTAATAGCATCAGGAGGAATATCTACCTTTGATGAATTACCAAAACTGGCAGAACTCGGTTGTGAAGGAACTATCATTGGAAAAGCGATTTATGAAAACAGAATTAGCCTGAAACAATTAGAAGAATATATCCTGTCATAAGCTTAAAAAAAAATCAAGAGATGGCTAAAGAGTTTACTGAAAAGCAACTTTTCGAAAAATTAAAGTCTATAGTAAAGAAGGGATAGTAGCGTACAAAACTCGTATTTGAGTAAAAAAA
This region of Aquimarina spinulae genomic DNA includes:
- the hisA gene encoding 1-(5-phosphoribosyl)-5-[(5-phosphoribosylamino)methylideneamino]imidazole-4-carboxamide isomerase, with the translated sequence MRIIPAIDIIEGKCVRLSKGDYNTKKIYNENPLEVAKEFEAHGIEYLHLVDLDGAKSKHIVNHRVLEQIASKTNLKIDFGGGLKTDDDLRIAFESGANQITGGSIAVKDPKTFISWLQKFGADKIILGADAHHEKIAVSGWQEESDKELIPFIKEYMKQGITYVICTDISKDGMLQGPSFDLYKKILDQGTVITNDKEVTRTIKLIASGGISTFDELPKLAELGCEGTIIGKAIYENRISLKQLEEYILS
- the hisH gene encoding imidazole glycerol phosphate synthase subunit HisH, which encodes MKIVIINYGAGNIQSIKFAIQRLGYEAILSNDPEEIKAADKIIFPGVGEASSAMHKLRDSGLDGLIPELEQPVLGICLGMQLMCNYTEEGNTRGLGIFDVDVIRFDNQVKVPQIGWNQIESLDSPLFDGILEKEHIYLVHSYYAPVIKDTVAKTRYGVTYSTALQKGNFYATQFHPEKSSVVGEKILKNFLKL